The Betaproteobacteria bacterium genome contains the following window.
GAACCAGTTTACCAGTGGGATCGAAGTGCAAGCCGCACTCCTTGGACTCGGGCTCCTCCCACCACCACCGGCCCGCCCTGGCATCCTCACCGGGTTGGACGGCACGCGTGCAAGGAGCGCACCCGATGCTGGGGTACCCTTGCTTATGCAAGGGATGGGTGGGCACATCGTAGTACCTGGTGTAAGCCCAAAGGTCTTCCTCGCTCCAATCGGCCACCGGATTGAGTTTCATCAGCCCGTTGATCTCATCATGGGCTAGCGCTTCGATATCGGTTCGTGTGACAGACTGCTCCTTGCGAAGGCCCGTGATCCAGAGCTTCTTGCCCGCCAGGGCGCGCCGCAACGGTTCGATCTTCCTCACCTCGCAACAGCGCTTGCGCAGGTCCACACCCCTGTAAAAACCATTCACGCCATGGGCCAGCACGAACTCCTCCACCTGGGCCGGCTGCGGAAAGTACACACGCATGGGCCGCTTATAGCGGGCGCGCACGACATCCATGAAGGCGTAGGTTTCATCGGGAAGGCGCCCGGTATCCAGGGTAAAGACTTCGATCTCCAAACCCGCGCGCTCGATCATGTCCAGTATGACCATTCCCTCCAGGCCCAAGGCCGTGGCCATGGTGGCCGGAGAGTGGGCCTGGATCGCGGATTGAATGAGACTCAGGGTGCGATTGATTTTTTGCGTTAATTCCATTGGAATTTCCTCACCCAAAGCGGCGCGCGAACAGCGGTCCGCGGTCATTGGCCGCTTGATAGACTTCACTGAAATCCTCGAACGCGGCCAGCACCACCGCCACATCCTGGTCCTCGCGCAGTTCAAACGCATCGAACCCGCAGCGCTCCATGAGAAAGACTTGATCGCGCCACACGTCCCCCACGGCGCGAACTTCACCTTTGAAGCCATGGCGCTCACGCAATAGCCGGGCGCTGGAGTAACCCCTGCCATCGGTAAAACTTGGGAATCGGATGGCAATCACCGGCAATTGCCCCACTACACCGGCCAATTCCTTGGGATCTTCGGCCGGTTCCAGGATCACGCCGGTTTCATGAATCCGGCTCATCAAATGCTCCTTGTTGGCACGCCAGAAGGCCAGCGGAACGATCCAATTCCCAGCGGGCATTTCGGTACAAGACGCCCCTAGGTGAGTCCAGTTATCGTCCGCCAGCAGGCGGTTCTTAATGTACTTGCTCATAAACCCGGATCTTGAAAGGTTCCACACCGATGCGGTGGACGACGTCGACGAAGCGCTCTTCCTCCGATTCACGCACCTCCAGATAAATTCGGATCAGGCGTTCGATCACATCGGGCACATCTTGCCTCGCAAAGGACGGGCCGATCACCTTGCCGATGGCAGCCTTCGTGCCTTGGCGCCCTCCGATAGTGATTTGATACCACTCCTCGCCATTCTTATCCACTCCGAGAATACCGATGTGCCCTACGTGGTGGTGGCCACAGGAATTCATGCAGCCCGAGATATTGAGATCCAATTCTCCGATGTCATGCTGGTAGTCCAGATCGTCGAAGCGGCGCGCGATGGCTTCCGCCACGGGGATGGACACGGCATTGGCCAAGGAGCAGA
Protein-coding sequences here:
- a CDS encoding DUF934 domain-containing protein, whose translation is MSKYIKNRLLADDNWTHLGASCTEMPAGNWIVPLAFWRANKEHLMSRIHETGVILEPAEDPKELAGVVGQLPVIAIRFPSFTDGRGYSSARLLRERHGFKGEVRAVGDVWRDQVFLMERCGFDAFELREDQDVAVVLAAFEDFSEVYQAANDRGPLFARRFG
- a CDS encoding phosphoadenylyl-sulfate reductase is translated as MELTQKINRTLSLIQSAIQAHSPATMATALGLEGMVILDMIERAGLEIEVFTLDTGRLPDETYAFMDVVRARYKRPMRVYFPQPAQVEEFVLAHGVNGFYRGVDLRKRCCEVRKIEPLRRALAGKKLWITGLRKEQSVTRTDIEALAHDEINGLMKLNPVADWSEEDLWAYTRYYDVPTHPLHKQGYPSIGCAPCTRAVQPGEDARAGRWWWEEPESKECGLHFDPTGKLVRAKLVKGEGEMV